One window from the genome of Sebastes umbrosus isolate fSebUmb1 chromosome 12, fSebUmb1.pri, whole genome shotgun sequence encodes:
- the LOC119498418 gene encoding integrin alpha-6-like isoform X1 — protein sequence MEGSRLTCGLWTVVFLLGCGRLSAFNLDTDNVQEKSGPAGSLFGFSLALHWQLQPEDKRILLVGAPRAEAMSRQKSKVTGGLYSCSMTPSPTPCKRVDFDNNEDLRSESKENQWMGVSVNSQGPGGKIVTCAHRYQRRNNVNTAIESRKILGRCYVLSQSLTINPDTGEEGGSWHFCDGRTEGHERFGSCQQGLSATFDKDYHYLIFGAPGAYHWKGVVRLEQKNETFLDQGIYDDGPFEAGDEGEQNAELVPVPPNSYLGFSLDSGKSLTKKGQLTVVAGAPRANHSGEVVLLKKGEEKNLVDEYTLKGEGLASSFGYDLAVLDLNGDGWEDIVVGAPQYFEKDGEIGGAVYVYVNKAGRWNEVTPTRINGAQNSMFGMAVENLGDIDLDGFNDFAVGAPFDNDGVGNVYIYHGAANGLSSTDATQVLHGKPGVKQFGYSLAGNMDLDKNSYPDLAVGSLSDSVFVYKARPVIDIKKEIKFTPKEIDLTKCSKTFCFEVEVCLTFTASPESYAPSLTVVYSLEADAERERSGLSPRATFLNTNSTKSTGTVTMTGKGKKNCFKRRLVIKDKIKDKLRGIPIDVSVDIQGANRKRRQSSASQMTPVLDAKAPAITRSEVNFLKEGCGKDNVCQSNLMVESRYVHRSTGEDKFTPLDREGDMQVISLKDQKDIALEVKVSNLNGDDAYEADVIVTFPRSLTYSTYHDTPGNKISCESNKEGSHANCELGNPFKRDSVKTFYIILSTLGISSNITELEVDLQLNTTSNQGNMAPYKAKAKVNIILQLSLLGQAQPSQVQFAGEVKGETDMRMESAIGSAITHQFRITNLGKSLKDLGTASLHITWPKETMEGKWLLYLMKISSAGVDQIDCSPKGEINSLGIQSSDHRVRRAVGKNQGSEEGTLSRLLDKKKMKILSCDNNGGAKCVTIKCPLRGMDSNAVFTLNSRLWNATFIEDFSKLHRVEVIVKASLHIDSTAKNTVLRDVETEVKLTVYPERREAQYGGVPWWIIVLSILFALLLLALLAFLLWKCGFFKRAKYEDKVPSYNAVRIKREERAMNSGNVNWENLEKKPWMTTWHDKEHYS from the exons ATGGAGGGCAGCAGGCTCACCTGTGGACTGTGGACGGTCGTCTTCCTCCTGGGATGTGGGCGACTGTCTGCGTTCAACCTGGACACCGATAATGTCCAGGAAAAGAGCGGACCTGCGGGCAGTTTGTTCGgcttctctctcgctctgcaCTGGCAGCTCCAACCGGAGGACAAGAGAAT ACTGCTGGTCGGTGCCCCGAGAGCAGAAGCGATGAGTCGTCAAAAATCTAAAGTGACAGGAGGACTGTACAGCTGCAGCATGACCCCCAGCCCAACTCCTTGCAAAAGAGTTGACTTTGATAACAACG AGGACCTAAGAAGTGAAAGCAAAGAGAACCAGTGGATGGGAGTGTCAGTCAACAGTCAGGGGCCGGGAGGCAAGATTGTG ACCTGTGCCCATCGCTACCAGCGGCGGAACAACGTGAACACAGCCATTGAGAGCCGGAAAATCCTTGGTCGCTGCTACGTGCTGAGTCAGTCCCTGACTATTAACCCCGATACAGGTGAAGAGGGAGGTAGCTGGCATTTCTGTGACGGCCGGACCGAAGGCCACGAAAGGTTCGGCTCCTGCCAGCAGGGCCTCTCTGCCACATTCGACAAGGACTACCACTACCTCATCTTTGGGGCTCCTGGAGCGTACCATTGGAAAG gTGTGGTACGCCTGGAGCAAAAGAACGAAACCTTCCTAGACCAAGGCATCTATGATGACGGTCCTTTTGAGGCGGGAGATGAGGGCGAACAGAATGCTGAATTGGTGCCTGTTCCTCCCAACAGCTACCTGG GCTTCTCTCTGGACTCGGGGAAGAGTCTGACCAAGAAGGGCCAGCTGACGGTGGTGGCGGGAGCTCCCAGAGCCAACCACAGCGGAGAAGTGGTGCTGctgaagaaaggagaggagaagaattTGGTAGACGAGTACACCCTCAAAGGGGAAGGGCTGGCCTCGTCTTTCGGCTACGATCTGGCTGTACTGGACCTCAACGGGGACGG CTGGGAGGACATAGTGGTGGGAGCGCCGCAGTACTTTGAGAAGGACGGGGAAATCGGAGGAGCCGTCTACGTCTACGTCAACAAAGCGGGAAGGTGGAACGAAGTGACGCCCACCAGAATAAACGGAGCTCAGAACTCCATGTTTGGCATGGCTGTGGAAAACCTTGGAGACATCGATCTGGACGGTTTCAATG ATTTTGCAGTGGGAGCTCCTTTTGATAATGATGGTGTAGGGAATGTTTACATCTACCACGGAGCAGCCAACGGTCTCAGCTCTACAGACGCAACACAG GTTCTGCACGGCAAGCCAGGAGTGAAGCAGTTCGGCTACTCTTTGGCAGGAAACATGGACCTGGATAAGAACTCCTACCCTGACCTGGCTGTCGGATCCCTCTCTGACTCTGTCTTTGTCTACAA AGCACGTCCAGTTATTGACATCAAGAAGGAAATCAAGTTCACTCCGAAGGAAATCGACCTCACCAAATGTAGCAAAACCTTCTG CTTTGAAGTTGAAGTGTGCTTAACCTTCACTGCCAGCCCCGAGAGCTACGCTCCCAGTCTGA CGGTGGTGTACTCCCTTGAGGCGGACGCTGAGCGTGAGAGGAGCGGTCTCAGCCCCAGAGCGACCTTCCTTAATACGAACAGTACCAAGTCCACTGGGACCGTCACCATGACCGGCAAAGGAAAGAAAAATTGCTTTAAGCGTAGGCTTGTCATAAAG GATAAAATTAAAGACAAGCTGCGCGGGATCCCCATCGATGTGTCCGTGGACATCCAGGGCGCCAACCGTAAACGCAGACAGAGCTCCGCTTCTCAAATGACACCTGTCCTGGACGCCAAAGCGCCAGCGATAACTCGATCAGAG GTGAATTTCCTGAAGGAAGGGTGCGGCAAAGACAATGTTTGTCAGAGCAACTTGATGGTGGAAAGTCGCTACGTTCACAGGTCAACTGGCGAAGACAAGTTCACTCCATTAGATCG GGAGGGTGACATGCAGGTGATCTCACTCAAAGACCAGAAGGATATCGCCTTGGAGGTCAAAGTGTCCAATCTGAACGGAGATGATGCCTACGAAGCCGATGTGATCGTCACCTTCCCGCGCTCCCTCACCTACTCTACTTACCACGATACACCTGGC AACAAAATATCCTGTGAGTCCAATAAAGAAGGTTCTCATGCTAATTGTGAGCTTGGAAACCCCTTCAAGCGCGACTCAGTG AAGACCTTCTACATTATTCTGAGTACATTAGGCATCTCTTCCAACATTACTGAACTGGAGGTTGATCTTCAGCTGAATAC GACAAGCAACCAGGGGAATATGGCCCCCTATAAAGCAAAGGCAAAGGTGAACATCATATTGCAGCTGTCTTTATTAgg ACAAGCCCAGCCGTCTCAGGTCCAATTCGCaggagaggtcaaaggtgagACTGACATGAGGATGGAAAGTGCCATTGGCAGTGCCATCACACACCAGTTCAGA ATAACCAATCTGGGGAAGAGCTTGAAAGACTTGGGCACCGCCAGCCTTCACATCACATGGCCAAAAGAGACAATGGAAGGGAAGTGGTTGCTCTACCTGATGAAGATCAGCTCCGCTGGAGTGGACCAGATTGACTGCTCTCCTAAAGGGGAGATCAACTCTCTTGGCATA CAATCGAGTGACCACAGGGTGAGAAGAGCAGTAGGAAAGAACCAGGGATCTGAAGAGGGCACTCTTTCACGTTTACTCGacaagaagaaaatgaaaattcTG TCCTGTGACAACAATGGGGGGGCTAAATGTGTGACGATTAAGTGCCCACTGCGGGGCATGGACAGTAATGCAGTCTTCACTCTCAACTCTCGCCTCTGGAACGCCACCTTCATAGAG GATTTTTCCAAGCTCCATCGTGTGGAGGTGATAGTGAAGGCCTCGCTGCATATCGATAGCACAGCGAAGAACACAGTGCTGCGTGATGTTGAGACAGAG GTGAAGCTGACAGTGTACCCAGAGAGGCGTGAAGCCCAGTACGGAGGAGTGCCGTGGTGGATCATCGTGCTGTCCATCCTGTTCGCGCTGCTGCTGTTGGCCCTGTTGGCTTTCCTTCTGTGGAAG TGTGGCTTTTTCAAGCGAGCCAAATATGAAGACAAGGTTCCCAGTTACAACGCTGTTCGTATCAAACGGGAGGAGAGAGCGATGAACTCTGGGAATGTGAACTGGGAAAACCTGGAAAAGAAGCCCTGGATGACAACCTGGCATGACAAAGAACATTATTCTTAA
- the LOC119498418 gene encoding integrin alpha-6-like isoform X2, producing MEGSRLTCGLWTVVFLLGCGRLSAFNLDTDNVQEKSGPAGSLFGFSLALHWQLQPEDKRILLVGAPRAEAMSRQKSKVTGGLYSCSMTPSPTPCKRVDFDNNEDLRSESKENQWMGVSVNSQGPGGKIVTCAHRYQRRNNVNTAIESRKILGRCYVLSQSLTINPDTGEEGGSWHFCDGRTEGHERFGSCQQGLSATFDKDYHYLIFGAPGAYHWKGVVRLEQKNETFLDQGIYDDGPFEAGDEGEQNAELVPVPPNSYLGFSLDSGKSLTKKGQLTVVAGAPRANHSGEVVLLKKGEEKNLVDEYTLKGEGLASSFGYDLAVLDLNGDGWEDIVVGAPQYFEKDGEIGGAVYVYVNKAGRWNEVTPTRINGAQNSMFGMAVENLGDIDLDGFNDFAVGAPFDNDGVGNVYIYHGAANGLSSTDATQVLHGKPGVKQFGYSLAGNMDLDKNSYPDLAVGSLSDSVFVYKARPVIDIKKEIKFTPKEIDLTKCSKTFCFEVEVCLTFTASPESYAPSLTVVYSLEADAERERSGLSPRATFLNTNSTKSTGTVTMTGKGKKNCFKRRLVIKDKIKDKLRGIPIDVSVDIQGANRKRRQSSASQMTPVLDAKAPAITRSEVNFLKEGCGKDNVCQSNLMVESRYVHRSTGEDKFTPLDREGDMQVISLKDQKDIALEVKVSNLNGDDAYEADVIVTFPRSLTYSTYHDTPGNKISCESNKEGSHANCELGNPFKRDSVKTFYIILSTLGISSNITELEVDLQLNTTSNQGNMAPYKAKAKVNIILQLSLLGQAQPSQVQFAGEVKGETDMRMESAIGSAITHQFRITNLGKSLKDLGTASLHITWPKETMEGKWLLYLMKISSAGVDQIDCSPKGEINSLGIQSSDHRVRRAVGKNQGSEEGTLSRLLDKKKMKILSCDNNGGAKCVTIKCPLRGMDSNAVFTLNSRLWNATFIEDFSKLHRVEVIVKASLHIDSTAKNTVLRDVETEVKLTVYPERREAQYGGVPWWIIVLSILFALLLLALLAFLLWKCGVFGKKNKNLSEKERLTPHA from the exons ATGGAGGGCAGCAGGCTCACCTGTGGACTGTGGACGGTCGTCTTCCTCCTGGGATGTGGGCGACTGTCTGCGTTCAACCTGGACACCGATAATGTCCAGGAAAAGAGCGGACCTGCGGGCAGTTTGTTCGgcttctctctcgctctgcaCTGGCAGCTCCAACCGGAGGACAAGAGAAT ACTGCTGGTCGGTGCCCCGAGAGCAGAAGCGATGAGTCGTCAAAAATCTAAAGTGACAGGAGGACTGTACAGCTGCAGCATGACCCCCAGCCCAACTCCTTGCAAAAGAGTTGACTTTGATAACAACG AGGACCTAAGAAGTGAAAGCAAAGAGAACCAGTGGATGGGAGTGTCAGTCAACAGTCAGGGGCCGGGAGGCAAGATTGTG ACCTGTGCCCATCGCTACCAGCGGCGGAACAACGTGAACACAGCCATTGAGAGCCGGAAAATCCTTGGTCGCTGCTACGTGCTGAGTCAGTCCCTGACTATTAACCCCGATACAGGTGAAGAGGGAGGTAGCTGGCATTTCTGTGACGGCCGGACCGAAGGCCACGAAAGGTTCGGCTCCTGCCAGCAGGGCCTCTCTGCCACATTCGACAAGGACTACCACTACCTCATCTTTGGGGCTCCTGGAGCGTACCATTGGAAAG gTGTGGTACGCCTGGAGCAAAAGAACGAAACCTTCCTAGACCAAGGCATCTATGATGACGGTCCTTTTGAGGCGGGAGATGAGGGCGAACAGAATGCTGAATTGGTGCCTGTTCCTCCCAACAGCTACCTGG GCTTCTCTCTGGACTCGGGGAAGAGTCTGACCAAGAAGGGCCAGCTGACGGTGGTGGCGGGAGCTCCCAGAGCCAACCACAGCGGAGAAGTGGTGCTGctgaagaaaggagaggagaagaattTGGTAGACGAGTACACCCTCAAAGGGGAAGGGCTGGCCTCGTCTTTCGGCTACGATCTGGCTGTACTGGACCTCAACGGGGACGG CTGGGAGGACATAGTGGTGGGAGCGCCGCAGTACTTTGAGAAGGACGGGGAAATCGGAGGAGCCGTCTACGTCTACGTCAACAAAGCGGGAAGGTGGAACGAAGTGACGCCCACCAGAATAAACGGAGCTCAGAACTCCATGTTTGGCATGGCTGTGGAAAACCTTGGAGACATCGATCTGGACGGTTTCAATG ATTTTGCAGTGGGAGCTCCTTTTGATAATGATGGTGTAGGGAATGTTTACATCTACCACGGAGCAGCCAACGGTCTCAGCTCTACAGACGCAACACAG GTTCTGCACGGCAAGCCAGGAGTGAAGCAGTTCGGCTACTCTTTGGCAGGAAACATGGACCTGGATAAGAACTCCTACCCTGACCTGGCTGTCGGATCCCTCTCTGACTCTGTCTTTGTCTACAA AGCACGTCCAGTTATTGACATCAAGAAGGAAATCAAGTTCACTCCGAAGGAAATCGACCTCACCAAATGTAGCAAAACCTTCTG CTTTGAAGTTGAAGTGTGCTTAACCTTCACTGCCAGCCCCGAGAGCTACGCTCCCAGTCTGA CGGTGGTGTACTCCCTTGAGGCGGACGCTGAGCGTGAGAGGAGCGGTCTCAGCCCCAGAGCGACCTTCCTTAATACGAACAGTACCAAGTCCACTGGGACCGTCACCATGACCGGCAAAGGAAAGAAAAATTGCTTTAAGCGTAGGCTTGTCATAAAG GATAAAATTAAAGACAAGCTGCGCGGGATCCCCATCGATGTGTCCGTGGACATCCAGGGCGCCAACCGTAAACGCAGACAGAGCTCCGCTTCTCAAATGACACCTGTCCTGGACGCCAAAGCGCCAGCGATAACTCGATCAGAG GTGAATTTCCTGAAGGAAGGGTGCGGCAAAGACAATGTTTGTCAGAGCAACTTGATGGTGGAAAGTCGCTACGTTCACAGGTCAACTGGCGAAGACAAGTTCACTCCATTAGATCG GGAGGGTGACATGCAGGTGATCTCACTCAAAGACCAGAAGGATATCGCCTTGGAGGTCAAAGTGTCCAATCTGAACGGAGATGATGCCTACGAAGCCGATGTGATCGTCACCTTCCCGCGCTCCCTCACCTACTCTACTTACCACGATACACCTGGC AACAAAATATCCTGTGAGTCCAATAAAGAAGGTTCTCATGCTAATTGTGAGCTTGGAAACCCCTTCAAGCGCGACTCAGTG AAGACCTTCTACATTATTCTGAGTACATTAGGCATCTCTTCCAACATTACTGAACTGGAGGTTGATCTTCAGCTGAATAC GACAAGCAACCAGGGGAATATGGCCCCCTATAAAGCAAAGGCAAAGGTGAACATCATATTGCAGCTGTCTTTATTAgg ACAAGCCCAGCCGTCTCAGGTCCAATTCGCaggagaggtcaaaggtgagACTGACATGAGGATGGAAAGTGCCATTGGCAGTGCCATCACACACCAGTTCAGA ATAACCAATCTGGGGAAGAGCTTGAAAGACTTGGGCACCGCCAGCCTTCACATCACATGGCCAAAAGAGACAATGGAAGGGAAGTGGTTGCTCTACCTGATGAAGATCAGCTCCGCTGGAGTGGACCAGATTGACTGCTCTCCTAAAGGGGAGATCAACTCTCTTGGCATA CAATCGAGTGACCACAGGGTGAGAAGAGCAGTAGGAAAGAACCAGGGATCTGAAGAGGGCACTCTTTCACGTTTACTCGacaagaagaaaatgaaaattcTG TCCTGTGACAACAATGGGGGGGCTAAATGTGTGACGATTAAGTGCCCACTGCGGGGCATGGACAGTAATGCAGTCTTCACTCTCAACTCTCGCCTCTGGAACGCCACCTTCATAGAG GATTTTTCCAAGCTCCATCGTGTGGAGGTGATAGTGAAGGCCTCGCTGCATATCGATAGCACAGCGAAGAACACAGTGCTGCGTGATGTTGAGACAGAG GTGAAGCTGACAGTGTACCCAGAGAGGCGTGAAGCCCAGTACGGAGGAGTGCCGTGGTGGATCATCGTGCTGTCCATCCTGTTCGCGCTGCTGCTGTTGGCCCTGTTGGCTTTCCTTCTGTGGAAG tgtGGAGTCTTTgggaaaaagaataaaaacctgtcagaaaaagagagactgacaccacatgcataa